Proteins from a single region of Phyllopteryx taeniolatus isolate TA_2022b chromosome 10, UOR_Ptae_1.2, whole genome shotgun sequence:
- the sytl4 gene encoding synaptotagmin-like protein 4 isoform X1 — translation MPSPTDNIALDFLSDTERDLILEVLRRDEELRQAEDQRVRRLKAELLEIKRKGAKRGSGRYSQRSCGRCQGSLSLLAFTSKQCPRCHHLVCSNCRASLHDGFWLCVVCIKESDLRKSTGDWFYNLRVNRFTTTPGHELVRSSLRQRPVLKKYVAMGDVLLNNSESSRGPPVPIPRQKGNATSKRPSSENGGSVTSMASSETKGDGFVYHGPPSEYSGSVGSTASFEMKGIDGLLKPSQSDTESAEIASLTNSKTSTDSRRTTPDLPRRAILPPHNSQSNVTLLPDAVIIHSYSSEANTGSERQQAVPSPVYDVDKFFKKSIKHVQDPPDGVNCGLGACDQPEVPVDGRRQFVQGLDTPVPEIKQANPSPEFDVDDYVNYGLDVYNHAHTYESLVDIQSQVVQDLDTQVPDIKQAVPSPEFDVDELFKKSVKHIENPPEYVNYGLDVHDHSHTYESLVDIKSQVVQDLDTQVPDIKQAIPSSEFDIDELFNKSVKHIENPPEYVNYGLGVYDHSHTYESLVDIKSQVVQDLDTQVPDIKQAVPSSEFDVDELFKKSVRHTENPTECVNYGWDVCDQSHTHESPVDIKSQFVQDLDTQDPEIKQVLPNPDFDVDQLFKRNVKHIENPPERVKYVPDVCDPADSYEVSGDLKSQSVQVLDTQVPEIKQTSPNPEFDVEKLYKSVKRIERDVCGQPGSHEPPVAAKRKCVQVLESQVPEIKQASPKPEFGTQIANPSEGVKYGLDVYDQPDSHEVPVAVKRQFVHSLDMQVPEIKQLGPTPELDIQKLFKKSISHVQNPPGHLSTLDLHDNRDNLALPMGNRSQSVPDLDMQDDEEEDIDSLVNFHKSAMASSSSSLRSTSMTSIYSDSGDTYSVDVRGEVVFTMFYDELTQSLRVLIKECRKLAYGDALRQFSNPYVKCYLLPDKSRQSKRKTTIKRHTCDPVYEETFKYCLQRNHLLTRSMLISVWHHGHLSSNPFLGEVEIALDCYDLDSPHEECMTLMTKAPCCIPASAFTHFKGEMVVSLKFVTATAPRVQKFKGKKVVEAEGGELHVLIKEAKNLMAMKGGGGTSDSFVKGYLFPSKSKTTKRKTPVMKKNLNPHYNHTFVYKELSLEQLKCMCLELTVWDREPMLSNEFLGGVRLSCGKGSVKMGNDEVGMDSVGEEVSLWQKMMQYPDSWAEGTLPLRTTMRKKKKGK, via the exons ATGCCTTCGCCAACTGACAATATCGCCCTGGACTTCCTCTCCGACACCGAGCGGGATTTGATCCTGGAGGTGCTGCGGCGGGACGAGGAACTTAGGCAGGCCGAGGACCAGCGCGTTCG GAGGCTGAAGGCAGAGTTGCTGGAAATTAAGAGGAAAGGGGCCAAACGTGGCAGCGGGAGATACAGTCAGCGCAGTTGCGGCCGATGCCAGGGCTCTCTGAGTTTGCTGGCGTTCACCTCCAAACAATGTCCGCGCTGCCACCACCTCGTGTGCAGCAATTGCAGAGCCAGCCTCCACGATGGATTCTGGCTGTGCGTTGTCTGCATCAAAGAGTC GGACCTAAGAAAGAGTACAGGTGACTGGTTCTACAATCTGAGGGTTAACCGATTCACCACCACGCCTGGCCACGAACTCGTGAGAAGCAGCCTCAGACAGAGGCCTGTGT tgaaaaaataTGTGGCAATGGGAGACGTTCTACTTAACAATTCGGAGTCGAGCCGAGGTCCACCCGTTCCCATCCCCAGGCAGAAGGGCAACGCCACCAGCAAACG TCCGTCCAGTGAGAACGGCGGCTCAGTGACTTCGATGGCGTCTTCTGAAACGAAAGGGGATGGATTTGTCTATCACGGTCCTCCCAGTGAATACTCTGGGTCTGTTGGTTCAACGGCGTCTTTCGAAATGAAAGGGATTGATGGCCTGTTAAAGCCGTCGCAAAGCGACACTGAGTCGGCAGAAATCGCCAGCCTCACTAACAGTAAAACAAGCACAGACTCTAGGCGCACGACCCCTGACCTGCCCAG AAGAGCGATTCTTCCACCTCACAACAGCCAGTCCAATGTGACCCTCTTACCAGATGCTGTCATCATTCATAGCTATAGCTCGGAAGCTAACACC GGCTCAGAAAGACAGCAGGCCGTTCCAAGCCCAGTGTATGATGTTgacaaattcttcaaaaagagcaTCAAACATGTTCAGGATCCTCCTG ACGGTGTCAACTGCGGGCTGGGTGCTTGCGATCAACCTGAAGTCCCAGTGGATGGTCGGAGGCAATTTGTGCAAGGGTTGGACACACCA GTCCCAGAAATAAAGCAAGCCAATCCAAGCCCAGAGTTTGACGTAGACGATTATGTCAATTATGGGCTGGATGTATATAACCACGCTCACACTTATGAGAGCCTGGTGGACATCCAGAGCCAAGTTGTCCAAGATTTGGACACGCAA GTGCCAGATATAAAGCAGGCCGTTCCAAGCCCAGAGTTTGACGTAGACGAACTCTTCAAGAAGAGCGTCAAACACATTGAGAATCCTCCTG AATATGTCAATTATGGGCTGGATGTACATGATCACTCTCACACTTATGAGAGCCTGGTGGACATCAAGAGCCAAGTTGTCCAAGATTTGGACACGCAA GTGCCAGATATAAAGCAGGCCATTCCAAGCTCAGAGTTTGACATAGACGAACTCTTCAACAAGAGCGTCAAACACATTGAGAATCCTCCTG AATATGTCAATTATGGGCTAGGTGTATATGATCACTCTCACACTTATGAGAGCCTGGTGGACATCAAGAGCCAAGTTGTCCAAGATTTGGACACGCAA GTGCCAGATATAAAGCAGGCCGTTCCAAGCTCAGAGTTTGACGTTGACGAACTCTTCAAGAAGAGCGTCAGACACACTGAGAATCCTACTG AATGTGTCAATTATGGGTGGGATGTTTGTGATCAGTCTCACACACATGAGAGCCCGGTGGACATCAAGAGCCAGTTTGTCCAAGATTTGGACACGCAA GACCCAGAAATAAAGCAAGTCCTTCCAAACCCAGACTTTGATGTTGACCAACTCTTCAAGAGGAATGTCAAGCACATTGAGAATCCTCCTG AACGTGTCAAATATGTGCCGGATGTTTGTGATCCAGCTGACTCCTATGAGGTCTCAGGGGACTTAAAGAGCCAATCTGTCCAAGTTTTGGACACCCAA GTCCCAGAAATAAAGCAGACCAGTCCAAACCCAGAGTTTGATGTTGAGAAACTCTACAAGAGTGTCAAACGCATTGAGCGGGATGTTTGTGGTCAACCTGGTTCACATGAGCCCCCGGTGGCTGCCAagagaaaatgtgtgcaagttTTGGAGTCGCAA GTCCCAGAAATAAAGCAGGCCAGTCCAAAGCCAGAGTTTGGCACACAGATTGCGAATCCTTCTG AAGGTGTCAAATATGGTCTGGATGTTTATGATCAACCTGATTCTCATGAGGTCCCAGTAGCTGTCAAGCGACAATTTGTACACAGTTTGGACATGCAA GTCCCAGAAATAAAGCAATTGGGTCCCACCCCTGAGTTGGATATTCAGAAACTTTTCAAGAAGAGCATCAGCCATGTTCAAAATCCTCCCG GACACCTATCAACACTGGATTTGCATGACAATCGGGACAATTTAGCATTACCAATGGGAAACAGGAGCCAATCTGTTCCAGATTTAGACATGCAA GACGATGAAGAGGAAGACATTGACAGCTTGGTTAACTTTCATAAAAGTGCGATGGCTTCCAGTTCTTCAAGTTTGAGG AGCACAAGCATGACGAGCATTTACAGTGACTCTGGAGACACTTACAGCGTGGACGTGAGAGGGGAGGTGGTCTTCACCATGTTCTACGACGAGCTCACCCAGAGCCTGCGGGTCTTAATTAAGGAGTGCCGCAAGCTGGCCTATGGCGATGCGCTACGGCAGTTTTCCAACCC TTACGTCAAATGTTACCTCCTCCCCGACAAATCTCGtcagagcaagaggaagaccacCATCAAGAGGCACACCTGCGACCCAGTCTACGAAGAAACTTTCAAG TACTGCCTTCAGCGGAATCACCTGCTAACTCGAAGCATGCTGATATCGGTGTGGCATCACGGCCATCTCAGCAGCAACCCTTTCCTGGGAGAGGTCGAGATCGCTCTGGACTGCTACGACCTGGACTCCCCGCACGAGGAATGCATGACCCTCATGACAAAG GCTCCGTGCTGCATACCAGCGTCGGCCTTCACTCATTTCAAAGGAGAGATGGTGGTCTCCTTGAAGTTCGTCACAGCTACAGCCCCCCGGGTGCAGAAATTCAAAG GCAAAAAGGTAGTGGAGGCGGAAGGCGGGGAGCTCCACGTCTTGATTAAGGAGGCAAAGAATTTGATGGCCAtgaagggaggaggagggacATCTGATAGCTTTGTAAAGGG GTACTTGTTCCCGTCTAAATCAAAGACGACTAAGAGAAAGACGCCCGTCATGAAGAAGAACCTGAATCCTCACTACAACCACACGTTTGTGTACAAGGAGCTGTCGCTGGAGCAGCTGAAGTGCATGTGTCTGGAACTGACCGTGTGGGACAGAGAGCCCATGTTGAGCAATGAATTCCTCGGAGGAGTGCGCCTCAGCTGTGGCAAAG GCAGCGTCAAAATGGGAAACGATGAAGTTGGGATGGATTCGGTTGGAGAAGAGGTCAGCCTGTGGCAGAAGATGATGCAGTACCCCGACTCATGGGCAGAGGGCACTCTTCCCTTGCGTACCAccatgaggaagaagaagaagggcaaATGA
- the sytl4 gene encoding synaptotagmin-like protein 4 isoform X8, with amino-acid sequence MPSPTDNIALDFLSDTERDLILEVLRRDEELRQAEDQRVRRLKAELLEIKRKGAKRGSGRYSQRSCGRCQGSLSLLAFTSKQCPRCHHLVCSNCRASLHDGFWLCVVCIKESDLRKSTGDWFYNLRVNRFTTTPGHELVRSSLRQRPVLKKYVAMGDVLLNNSESSRGPPVPIPRQKGNATSKRPSSENGGSVTSMASSETKGDGFVYHGPPSEYSGSVGSTASFEMKGIDGLLKPSQSDTESAEIASLTNSKTSTDSRRTTPDLPRRAILPPHNSQSNVTLLPDAVIIHSYSSEANTGSERQQAVPSPVYDVDKFFKKSIKHVQDPPDGVNCGLGACDQPEVPVDGRRQFVQGLDTPVPDIKQAVPSSEFDVDELFKKSVRHTENPTECVNYGWDVCDQSHTHESPVDIKSQFVQDLDTQDPEIKQVLPNPDFDVDQLFKRNVKHIENPPERVKYVPDVCDPADSYEVSGDLKSQSVQVLDTQVPEIKQTSPNPEFDVEKLYKSVKRIERDVCGQPGSHEPPVAAKRKCVQVLESQVPEIKQASPKPEFGTQIANPSEGVKYGLDVYDQPDSHEVPVAVKRQFVHSLDMQVPEIKQLGPTPELDIQKLFKKSISHVQNPPGHLSTLDLHDNRDNLALPMGNRSQSVPDLDMQDDEEEDIDSLVNFHKSAMASSSSSLRSTSMTSIYSDSGDTYSVDVRGEVVFTMFYDELTQSLRVLIKECRKLAYGDALRQFSNPYVKCYLLPDKSRQSKRKTTIKRHTCDPVYEETFKYCLQRNHLLTRSMLISVWHHGHLSSNPFLGEVEIALDCYDLDSPHEECMTLMTKAPCCIPASAFTHFKGEMVVSLKFVTATAPRVQKFKGKKVVEAEGGELHVLIKEAKNLMAMKGGGGTSDSFVKGYLFPSKSKTTKRKTPVMKKNLNPHYNHTFVYKELSLEQLKCMCLELTVWDREPMLSNEFLGGVRLSCGKGSVKMGNDEVGMDSVGEEVSLWQKMMQYPDSWAEGTLPLRTTMRKKKKGK; translated from the exons ATGCCTTCGCCAACTGACAATATCGCCCTGGACTTCCTCTCCGACACCGAGCGGGATTTGATCCTGGAGGTGCTGCGGCGGGACGAGGAACTTAGGCAGGCCGAGGACCAGCGCGTTCG GAGGCTGAAGGCAGAGTTGCTGGAAATTAAGAGGAAAGGGGCCAAACGTGGCAGCGGGAGATACAGTCAGCGCAGTTGCGGCCGATGCCAGGGCTCTCTGAGTTTGCTGGCGTTCACCTCCAAACAATGTCCGCGCTGCCACCACCTCGTGTGCAGCAATTGCAGAGCCAGCCTCCACGATGGATTCTGGCTGTGCGTTGTCTGCATCAAAGAGTC GGACCTAAGAAAGAGTACAGGTGACTGGTTCTACAATCTGAGGGTTAACCGATTCACCACCACGCCTGGCCACGAACTCGTGAGAAGCAGCCTCAGACAGAGGCCTGTGT tgaaaaaataTGTGGCAATGGGAGACGTTCTACTTAACAATTCGGAGTCGAGCCGAGGTCCACCCGTTCCCATCCCCAGGCAGAAGGGCAACGCCACCAGCAAACG TCCGTCCAGTGAGAACGGCGGCTCAGTGACTTCGATGGCGTCTTCTGAAACGAAAGGGGATGGATTTGTCTATCACGGTCCTCCCAGTGAATACTCTGGGTCTGTTGGTTCAACGGCGTCTTTCGAAATGAAAGGGATTGATGGCCTGTTAAAGCCGTCGCAAAGCGACACTGAGTCGGCAGAAATCGCCAGCCTCACTAACAGTAAAACAAGCACAGACTCTAGGCGCACGACCCCTGACCTGCCCAG AAGAGCGATTCTTCCACCTCACAACAGCCAGTCCAATGTGACCCTCTTACCAGATGCTGTCATCATTCATAGCTATAGCTCGGAAGCTAACACC GGCTCAGAAAGACAGCAGGCCGTTCCAAGCCCAGTGTATGATGTTgacaaattcttcaaaaagagcaTCAAACATGTTCAGGATCCTCCTG ACGGTGTCAACTGCGGGCTGGGTGCTTGCGATCAACCTGAAGTCCCAGTGGATGGTCGGAGGCAATTTGTGCAAGGGTTGGACACACCA GTGCCAGATATAAAGCAGGCCGTTCCAAGCTCAGAGTTTGACGTTGACGAACTCTTCAAGAAGAGCGTCAGACACACTGAGAATCCTACTG AATGTGTCAATTATGGGTGGGATGTTTGTGATCAGTCTCACACACATGAGAGCCCGGTGGACATCAAGAGCCAGTTTGTCCAAGATTTGGACACGCAA GACCCAGAAATAAAGCAAGTCCTTCCAAACCCAGACTTTGATGTTGACCAACTCTTCAAGAGGAATGTCAAGCACATTGAGAATCCTCCTG AACGTGTCAAATATGTGCCGGATGTTTGTGATCCAGCTGACTCCTATGAGGTCTCAGGGGACTTAAAGAGCCAATCTGTCCAAGTTTTGGACACCCAA GTCCCAGAAATAAAGCAGACCAGTCCAAACCCAGAGTTTGATGTTGAGAAACTCTACAAGAGTGTCAAACGCATTGAGCGGGATGTTTGTGGTCAACCTGGTTCACATGAGCCCCCGGTGGCTGCCAagagaaaatgtgtgcaagttTTGGAGTCGCAA GTCCCAGAAATAAAGCAGGCCAGTCCAAAGCCAGAGTTTGGCACACAGATTGCGAATCCTTCTG AAGGTGTCAAATATGGTCTGGATGTTTATGATCAACCTGATTCTCATGAGGTCCCAGTAGCTGTCAAGCGACAATTTGTACACAGTTTGGACATGCAA GTCCCAGAAATAAAGCAATTGGGTCCCACCCCTGAGTTGGATATTCAGAAACTTTTCAAGAAGAGCATCAGCCATGTTCAAAATCCTCCCG GACACCTATCAACACTGGATTTGCATGACAATCGGGACAATTTAGCATTACCAATGGGAAACAGGAGCCAATCTGTTCCAGATTTAGACATGCAA GACGATGAAGAGGAAGACATTGACAGCTTGGTTAACTTTCATAAAAGTGCGATGGCTTCCAGTTCTTCAAGTTTGAGG AGCACAAGCATGACGAGCATTTACAGTGACTCTGGAGACACTTACAGCGTGGACGTGAGAGGGGAGGTGGTCTTCACCATGTTCTACGACGAGCTCACCCAGAGCCTGCGGGTCTTAATTAAGGAGTGCCGCAAGCTGGCCTATGGCGATGCGCTACGGCAGTTTTCCAACCC TTACGTCAAATGTTACCTCCTCCCCGACAAATCTCGtcagagcaagaggaagaccacCATCAAGAGGCACACCTGCGACCCAGTCTACGAAGAAACTTTCAAG TACTGCCTTCAGCGGAATCACCTGCTAACTCGAAGCATGCTGATATCGGTGTGGCATCACGGCCATCTCAGCAGCAACCCTTTCCTGGGAGAGGTCGAGATCGCTCTGGACTGCTACGACCTGGACTCCCCGCACGAGGAATGCATGACCCTCATGACAAAG GCTCCGTGCTGCATACCAGCGTCGGCCTTCACTCATTTCAAAGGAGAGATGGTGGTCTCCTTGAAGTTCGTCACAGCTACAGCCCCCCGGGTGCAGAAATTCAAAG GCAAAAAGGTAGTGGAGGCGGAAGGCGGGGAGCTCCACGTCTTGATTAAGGAGGCAAAGAATTTGATGGCCAtgaagggaggaggagggacATCTGATAGCTTTGTAAAGGG GTACTTGTTCCCGTCTAAATCAAAGACGACTAAGAGAAAGACGCCCGTCATGAAGAAGAACCTGAATCCTCACTACAACCACACGTTTGTGTACAAGGAGCTGTCGCTGGAGCAGCTGAAGTGCATGTGTCTGGAACTGACCGTGTGGGACAGAGAGCCCATGTTGAGCAATGAATTCCTCGGAGGAGTGCGCCTCAGCTGTGGCAAAG GCAGCGTCAAAATGGGAAACGATGAAGTTGGGATGGATTCGGTTGGAGAAGAGGTCAGCCTGTGGCAGAAGATGATGCAGTACCCCGACTCATGGGCAGAGGGCACTCTTCCCTTGCGTACCAccatgaggaagaagaagaagggcaaATGA
- the sytl4 gene encoding synaptotagmin-like protein 4 isoform X7 — MPSPTDNIALDFLSDTERDLILEVLRRDEELRQAEDQRVRRLKAELLEIKRKGAKRGSGRYSQRSCGRCQGSLSLLAFTSKQCPRCHHLVCSNCRASLHDGFWLCVVCIKESDLRKSTGDWFYNLRVNRFTTTPGHELVRSSLRQRPVLKKYVAMGDVLLNNSESSRGPPVPIPRQKGNATSKRPSSENGGSVTSMASSETKGDGFVYHGPPSEYSGSVGSTASFEMKGIDGLLKPSQSDTESAEIASLTNSKTSTDSRRTTPDLPRRAILPPHNSQSNVTLLPDAVIIHSYSSEANTGSERQQAVPSPVYDVDKFFKKSIKHVQDPPDGVNCGLGACDQPEVPVDGRRQFVQGLDTPVPEIKQANPSPEFDVDDYVNYGLDVYNHAHTYESLVDIQSQVVQDLDTQVPDIKQAVPSPEFDVDELFKKSVKHIENPPEYVNYGLDVHDHSHTYESLVDIKSQVVQDLDTQVPDIKQAIPSSEFDIDELFNKSVKHIENPPEYVNYGLGVYDHSHTYESLVDIKSQVVQDLDTQVPDIKQAVPSSEFDVDELFKKSVRHTENPTECVNYGWDVCDQSHTHESPVDIKSQFVQDLDTQDPEIKQVLPNPDFDVDQLFKRNVKHIENPPERVKYVPDVCDPADSYEVSGDLKSQSVQVLDTQVPEIKQLGPTPELDIQKLFKKSISHVQNPPGHLSTLDLHDNRDNLALPMGNRSQSVPDLDMQDDEEEDIDSLVNFHKSAMASSSSSLRSTSMTSIYSDSGDTYSVDVRGEVVFTMFYDELTQSLRVLIKECRKLAYGDALRQFSNPYVKCYLLPDKSRQSKRKTTIKRHTCDPVYEETFKYCLQRNHLLTRSMLISVWHHGHLSSNPFLGEVEIALDCYDLDSPHEECMTLMTKAPCCIPASAFTHFKGEMVVSLKFVTATAPRVQKFKGKKVVEAEGGELHVLIKEAKNLMAMKGGGGTSDSFVKGYLFPSKSKTTKRKTPVMKKNLNPHYNHTFVYKELSLEQLKCMCLELTVWDREPMLSNEFLGGVRLSCGKGSVKMGNDEVGMDSVGEEVSLWQKMMQYPDSWAEGTLPLRTTMRKKKKGK, encoded by the exons ATGCCTTCGCCAACTGACAATATCGCCCTGGACTTCCTCTCCGACACCGAGCGGGATTTGATCCTGGAGGTGCTGCGGCGGGACGAGGAACTTAGGCAGGCCGAGGACCAGCGCGTTCG GAGGCTGAAGGCAGAGTTGCTGGAAATTAAGAGGAAAGGGGCCAAACGTGGCAGCGGGAGATACAGTCAGCGCAGTTGCGGCCGATGCCAGGGCTCTCTGAGTTTGCTGGCGTTCACCTCCAAACAATGTCCGCGCTGCCACCACCTCGTGTGCAGCAATTGCAGAGCCAGCCTCCACGATGGATTCTGGCTGTGCGTTGTCTGCATCAAAGAGTC GGACCTAAGAAAGAGTACAGGTGACTGGTTCTACAATCTGAGGGTTAACCGATTCACCACCACGCCTGGCCACGAACTCGTGAGAAGCAGCCTCAGACAGAGGCCTGTGT tgaaaaaataTGTGGCAATGGGAGACGTTCTACTTAACAATTCGGAGTCGAGCCGAGGTCCACCCGTTCCCATCCCCAGGCAGAAGGGCAACGCCACCAGCAAACG TCCGTCCAGTGAGAACGGCGGCTCAGTGACTTCGATGGCGTCTTCTGAAACGAAAGGGGATGGATTTGTCTATCACGGTCCTCCCAGTGAATACTCTGGGTCTGTTGGTTCAACGGCGTCTTTCGAAATGAAAGGGATTGATGGCCTGTTAAAGCCGTCGCAAAGCGACACTGAGTCGGCAGAAATCGCCAGCCTCACTAACAGTAAAACAAGCACAGACTCTAGGCGCACGACCCCTGACCTGCCCAG AAGAGCGATTCTTCCACCTCACAACAGCCAGTCCAATGTGACCCTCTTACCAGATGCTGTCATCATTCATAGCTATAGCTCGGAAGCTAACACC GGCTCAGAAAGACAGCAGGCCGTTCCAAGCCCAGTGTATGATGTTgacaaattcttcaaaaagagcaTCAAACATGTTCAGGATCCTCCTG ACGGTGTCAACTGCGGGCTGGGTGCTTGCGATCAACCTGAAGTCCCAGTGGATGGTCGGAGGCAATTTGTGCAAGGGTTGGACACACCA GTCCCAGAAATAAAGCAAGCCAATCCAAGCCCAGAGTTTGACGTAGACGATTATGTCAATTATGGGCTGGATGTATATAACCACGCTCACACTTATGAGAGCCTGGTGGACATCCAGAGCCAAGTTGTCCAAGATTTGGACACGCAA GTGCCAGATATAAAGCAGGCCGTTCCAAGCCCAGAGTTTGACGTAGACGAACTCTTCAAGAAGAGCGTCAAACACATTGAGAATCCTCCTG AATATGTCAATTATGGGCTGGATGTACATGATCACTCTCACACTTATGAGAGCCTGGTGGACATCAAGAGCCAAGTTGTCCAAGATTTGGACACGCAA GTGCCAGATATAAAGCAGGCCATTCCAAGCTCAGAGTTTGACATAGACGAACTCTTCAACAAGAGCGTCAAACACATTGAGAATCCTCCTG AATATGTCAATTATGGGCTAGGTGTATATGATCACTCTCACACTTATGAGAGCCTGGTGGACATCAAGAGCCAAGTTGTCCAAGATTTGGACACGCAA GTGCCAGATATAAAGCAGGCCGTTCCAAGCTCAGAGTTTGACGTTGACGAACTCTTCAAGAAGAGCGTCAGACACACTGAGAATCCTACTG AATGTGTCAATTATGGGTGGGATGTTTGTGATCAGTCTCACACACATGAGAGCCCGGTGGACATCAAGAGCCAGTTTGTCCAAGATTTGGACACGCAA GACCCAGAAATAAAGCAAGTCCTTCCAAACCCAGACTTTGATGTTGACCAACTCTTCAAGAGGAATGTCAAGCACATTGAGAATCCTCCTG AACGTGTCAAATATGTGCCGGATGTTTGTGATCCAGCTGACTCCTATGAGGTCTCAGGGGACTTAAAGAGCCAATCTGTCCAAGTTTTGGACACCCAA GTCCCAGAAATAAAGCAATTGGGTCCCACCCCTGAGTTGGATATTCAGAAACTTTTCAAGAAGAGCATCAGCCATGTTCAAAATCCTCCCG GACACCTATCAACACTGGATTTGCATGACAATCGGGACAATTTAGCATTACCAATGGGAAACAGGAGCCAATCTGTTCCAGATTTAGACATGCAA GACGATGAAGAGGAAGACATTGACAGCTTGGTTAACTTTCATAAAAGTGCGATGGCTTCCAGTTCTTCAAGTTTGAGG AGCACAAGCATGACGAGCATTTACAGTGACTCTGGAGACACTTACAGCGTGGACGTGAGAGGGGAGGTGGTCTTCACCATGTTCTACGACGAGCTCACCCAGAGCCTGCGGGTCTTAATTAAGGAGTGCCGCAAGCTGGCCTATGGCGATGCGCTACGGCAGTTTTCCAACCC TTACGTCAAATGTTACCTCCTCCCCGACAAATCTCGtcagagcaagaggaagaccacCATCAAGAGGCACACCTGCGACCCAGTCTACGAAGAAACTTTCAAG TACTGCCTTCAGCGGAATCACCTGCTAACTCGAAGCATGCTGATATCGGTGTGGCATCACGGCCATCTCAGCAGCAACCCTTTCCTGGGAGAGGTCGAGATCGCTCTGGACTGCTACGACCTGGACTCCCCGCACGAGGAATGCATGACCCTCATGACAAAG GCTCCGTGCTGCATACCAGCGTCGGCCTTCACTCATTTCAAAGGAGAGATGGTGGTCTCCTTGAAGTTCGTCACAGCTACAGCCCCCCGGGTGCAGAAATTCAAAG GCAAAAAGGTAGTGGAGGCGGAAGGCGGGGAGCTCCACGTCTTGATTAAGGAGGCAAAGAATTTGATGGCCAtgaagggaggaggagggacATCTGATAGCTTTGTAAAGGG GTACTTGTTCCCGTCTAAATCAAAGACGACTAAGAGAAAGACGCCCGTCATGAAGAAGAACCTGAATCCTCACTACAACCACACGTTTGTGTACAAGGAGCTGTCGCTGGAGCAGCTGAAGTGCATGTGTCTGGAACTGACCGTGTGGGACAGAGAGCCCATGTTGAGCAATGAATTCCTCGGAGGAGTGCGCCTCAGCTGTGGCAAAG GCAGCGTCAAAATGGGAAACGATGAAGTTGGGATGGATTCGGTTGGAGAAGAGGTCAGCCTGTGGCAGAAGATGATGCAGTACCCCGACTCATGGGCAGAGGGCACTCTTCCCTTGCGTACCAccatgaggaagaagaagaagggcaaATGA